CGATTTTTTCGATGGAATCAAGTTCTTCATGACGCATACCGCACAACAAGGCATTGCTTTTTACACCAAATTGTTTTTCGCCTTCGTTTAGTCCGGTTAAAACTGCGGTGACGATGTCAGACAAAGAGAGACCTTTTTGGGTGTGCAAAGAAGGGGCAAAGCGAACTTCTATGTAGCGAACATTTTCTTCTGCGGCTTGGCTGATAATATCTAGTGCTGCTGTTTTTAACGCTTCTTCTGTTTGTAAACAAGTTAATACAATCTCGAAACGCTTTAAGTAGTCATTTAAATCTTGACAGTCTTGTGGTGCAACGAGTAGATCTATTAGTTGCTCTTTTTTTGTAGGTAAAGCAATACCTTGTGACTGGGCTATTTTTTGTAATGTTTCTGGTCGGATGGAACCATCTAAGTGGCAATGCAGTTCTATTTTGGGTAAGTGATGAACAATGTGACGCTCCATAGTATCAACCTCTCTTTTCTCTATGCTTTTGACAAGTATTTTGACGACTTTAACATGTTCCGTTTGAGCTGTCAATAAGCGATAGTGAAATAGTCAATTAGGTGTGGTTTTTTCAGTGTTTTTAACGTAAAATAATCCAGTAGAAAATCATATCTTTTTGATTGGAGAGATTCTTTTGTTAGGTGTAGGATTATTATTTGTAGCGATTACCTTGATTAGTAATGGCTATTGCGGCTTGGCTGGAGTGGATAAAAAGTCGACAGCTGTGATTAATTTATTTACAGGAAGTTTGTCTTTTATTATTAATACGATTCATTTATGGCGTGGAGAGTATTATGATGCAGGGACAGGGTATTTATTTGCCTTTACGTATTTAATGGTTGGGTTGGTTTATTTCTTGCACTTGGATATGCGTGTGTATGGAATATTTGCATTGTTTGTTGCGGTGAATACAATTCCGGCGGCTTATATCAGCTATGCAGTGGAGGGAGATTGGCGCTTTGCTTTGATTTGGTTATCTTGGGGCGTATTGTGGCTGACAGGATTTATCGAGTATGTGCTAAAGAAGGAAATCGGCAAACCTGTTCTTTATTTAGCGATTGTTGAAGGGATTGTGACTTGCTGGATTCCAGGGTTGTTGATGTTGACAAATAATTGGTGAAAGCGAAAAAATAAGGAGGAAGTAGTTCGTTATTAAAACGACTACTTTCGCTTTGAATTTTTTGTTTTAGTATATCTACTATATGATTTATAGCTACCGCTTGTCATTGTTAGACGAGATTGTTGATAGATTATACTATTTAATTTCAGCCAACTCTGATAAACTGTAACCATTCGATATGTATTTTGAAGGAGTTAACCTGTCGAGTAAGGGGAGTAAAACATGAAATTGACTATTAAGGAAATCGCGGATATGGCTGGTGTGTCAGTAACGACGGTATCTCAAATTCTAAATGATAAAGGCAGTCGTTTTAGTGAACAAACCAGAAAGAAAGTTTTAGCTGTTGTAGAAGAATATGATTACAAGCCAGATTATTTTGCTTCAAACATTATTACTCGCCATTCCAAAACAATAGGCATGGTCGTGCCAGATGTTACCGATTTTTTCTTTTCAAAGGTAATTGAAGGTGTGGAAACCTATCTGAATTCGTTAGGGTACATGATTTTATTATGTAATTCAAAACATGATGAAGAGCAAGCGACAAACTATGTTACTGAGCTCGTTCATCGTTCTGTGGATGGAATTATTTTTGCTACACCGAATATTTTGCCATCGAATCACATCTTAAGGAATAAGAAAAAACGCAAAGTTCCAGTGGTTCTTGTGGATCGTGGCATCAATCCTCGTGAAAATGGCCGTTTGATTGTGAAAGAATATGAGGGCGCTTACCAAGCCGTCTGTTTTTTGATTAAACAAGGTCATAAGCACATTGGGATGTTAAAGGAAAATGATGGGTATTATCAATTGACCGAAAGAGTAACCGCTTACCAACATGCGCTAAAAGACCATAATATTCCGCTAAGAGAAGAGTACATGTCTAGTGGAGATCTGAATTTGGGCGGTGGGTATGAAGCAGCGAAAAAAGTATTGGAAAATCCGAAAATCACTGCCTTGTTTTGTGGGAATGATGAAATGGCGATGGGCGCTTATCAAGCCATTGAAGAAAGCGGGAAAAAGATTCCTGACGATATTTCGATTATCGGATTTGATGGCTTAGAAATATCAGAGTATTTAGTTCCTGGATTGACTACGGTATACCAGCCAAGTTTTGATATTGGGTTTTATGCTGCACGCTTTTTAGTTGAAGCAATTAATCATCCGGAGAAAAAAATGCCGAATAAAATTTTTGAAACAACATTTATTTCGAGAAATAGCACTAAATCGATTGACAAGTTCGTTGATTTGATTTAATGTTCGTGTTGTAAGCGTTTTTAATTTATGAAAGCGTTAGTAAACTGTTTTACTAAAAGGTTTTAACCAGAACGATTTTAGTGTATAATACATCCTTGGGGATTGATTTGGAGGAAAAAGAGCATGAGAATGGTCGATTTGATTGAGAAAAAGCGTGATGGACAGGCGTTAACAGACAAAGAAATTCAATTCATTGTTTCAGGATATACCAAAGGCGACATTCCAGATTATCAGATGAGTGCTTTTTTAATGACAGTTTTTTACGAAGATATGACGGATGAAGAAATTACGACATTGACATTAGAGATGGCTCATTCAGGTGAAATGATCGATCTTTCATCCATTCAAGGAATCAAAGTCGATAAACATTCTACTGGTGGTGTAGGCGATACGACCACGTTGATTCTTGCGCCATTAGTTGCTAGTGTTGGCGTTAGTGTTGCGAAAATGTCAGGTAGAGGACTTGGTTATACGGGTGGTACGATTGATAAGTTGGAAGCTATTCCAGGTTTTCATGTAGAACTTCCTGATGATGAATTTATCCGGCTAGTGAATGAGAGTCACGTAGCGGTGGTCGGACAATCTGGTGACCTAGCGCCAGCAGATAAAAAGCTTTATGCCTTACGGGATGTGACAGCAACCGTTGATTCAATTCCGTTGATTGCCAGCTCAATCATGAGTAAAAAAATTGCAGCAGGTGCAGATGCTATTGTCCTTGATGTAACAACTGGCGAAGGAGCTTTTATGAAAAACATTGATGAAGCCCGCCGTTTAGCAAAAACAATGGTTCGAATTGGTCATCTAGCCAATCGACAAACAATGGCGATCATTTCAGATATGTCACAACCTCTAGGAGAAGCAATCGGCAATAGTTTGGAAGTTGTTGAAGCAATCGAAACACTTCAAGGCAAAGGGCCAGAAGATTTGTTAGAGATGTGCTATATCTTAGGCAGCCAAATGGTTGTATTGGCTAAACAAGCTGAAACGCTAGATGAAGCAAGAGCAATGCTAAAAGAATCCTTAGAGTCTGGAAAAGCCTTGGAGAAATTCCGTGAAATGATCAGTAATCAAGGTGGCGATGCCAGCATCATTGATAATCCAGAGCGCTTATTGACAGCCAACTATCAAATTGAATTGCCAGCAAAAGAAGCTGGCGTCGTTCAAAAAATCGTTGCGAATGAAATCGGTATTGCAGCGATGCTTTTAGGTGCTGGAAGAGCGACGAAAGAAGACGCTATTGATTATGCAGTAGGCATTAAGTTGCATAAAAAAGTCGGTATGCCTGTAGCAAAAGGGGAATCATTGCTGACAATTTATGCTAACTCAGAATCAATCGAAGAGGTAAAAGAACTTCTATATAAAAATATCCAAATCGGCAGTTCGGCAACAGAGCCTGTGCTGATTCATGATATAATAACTGCGTAAAGGATGTGTCTAAAATAATGGAATTAAATCAATTGATCGATCACACTATTTTAAAAGCAGACGCTAAAGAAGACGATGTATTACGTATCATTGAAGAAGCGAAACACTATAATTTCTTCTCGGTTTGTATCAATCCTTGTTGGGTAGCATTGGCAAAAGAGCACTTAGCAGAATCCTCGGTTGCTGTTTGTACCGTCATCGGTTTTCCACTAGGAGCAAATACATCAGAAGTAAAAGCCTATGAAGCAGCAGACGCGATCAACAATGGCGCGACAGAAGTTGACATGGTCATTAATATTGGTGCGCTGAAATCAAAACAATATAAAAAAGTATTAAAAGATATCCAAGCAGTCGTTGATGCGGCTAAAGGGAAAGCATTAGTCAAAGTTATCATCGAGACTGCTTTACTAACAGATGAAGAAAAAGTGAAAGTGTGCGAATTAGCAAAAGAAGCTGGCGCTGATTTTGTGAAAACATCGACTGGTTTTTCTACAGGTGGGGCAACAGTAGCAGATGTTAAATTGATGCGTGAAACCGTTGGACCAGAGATGGGTGTCAAAGCTTCTGGTGGTATTCATAATGAAGCGCAAGCGAAAGCGATGATTGAAGCTGGTGCAACGAGACTTGGAACCAGTGCGGGTGTGGCGATTATGGAAGGTTCCACAGGGGCAGGTTATTAAATCAAATAAAAAGGCGGCAGACAAATGACAGCAAAACCAGAATGGCTAACGATCGCAAATGAAGCATTAGCAAAAGCATATGTTCCTTATTCTCACTTTCCAGTTGGAGCGTGTCTAGTAACAAAATCAGGGAAAACCTATCAAGGACTCAACATCGAAAATGCTTCTTATGGATTGACGAACTGTGCAGAACGAACAGCAATTTTTAAAGCTGTATCAGAAGGTGAACGTGATTTTCAACACTTAGTAATCACTGGGAAAACACCAGAGCCGATTTCTCCATGTGGCGCTTGTCGCCAAGTAATGGCTGAATTTTGTGCACCAGATATGCCGGTTACATTAGTTGGTGAACAAGGTGTGACAAAGGAAACAACTGTTGGTGAATTACTTCCATATGCTTTTACGGAAAAAGATCTATAAGGCTACATTATTGTACATGTGGCTTTATAAGATCTAGCTACATGAACCAAACCTCTCAACAAATAGACAAAGTGCCTTGGTACACAACGAATGAAAAGAGTTGATGTAAAAAGGTATCTACTACACTTCGTTTCGATTTCATCAATTTCTAAGTGTCAATAACACTTAGAATTGAAGGACTTGGTTGTTTGAGGTCTGAGCGGTTCACTCCGCTTTGCTTAGAAACACAAAGAATATAGTGATTTGATGTTGAAAAGTACAAGGTGAACGAAGAGAGAGTTGTTTCACTATTATCTTGTTTCATTCAGTCGTCTGGCTGTTGAAAATATAAAACTATTTTAGGGGGCTTTACAGAGATGAAAAAAGCAAAATTATTTGGTTTTGGCTTGACTGCATTAGCATTAACAGTTGCGTTAGCGGCATGTGGTGGAGGTAAAAAAGATTCAGCAGGTGGCGACTCAAAAGGTGAGGATAAAGATCATAGCGTCGTAGTAATTACTGATATCGGCGGCGTAGATGACCGTTCATTCAACCAATCAGCTTGGGAAGGTTTACAAGCTTGGGGGAAAGAACATGGATTGAAAAAAGGAGCGGAGGGCTTTGATTATATTCAATCAAATGATGCTTCTGAATACGTAACAAATATTGACACGGCTGTTTCTAATGGATTTAAAACAGTCTTTGGAATCGGTTATCTACTAACAGACTCAATCAGCACAGCGGCAGATGCAAATCCAGATACACAATTCGGTATCATTGATAGTGTAATTGAAGGAAAAGACAATGTCGTTTCTGCAACATTTAAAGACCAAGAAGCAGCTTACTTAGCTGGTGTAGCTGCAGCTTACACAACGAAAACAAATACAGTAGGCTTTATTGGGGGAGAAGAAGGAGCAGTTATCGATCGCTTTGAAGCTGGTTTCCATCAAGGTGTAATTGATACAGCAAAAGAATTGAAAAAAGACATCAAAGTTGAAGTTGAATATGCTGCTTCATTTGGTGAACCTGCTAAAGGGAAAGCCTTGGCTGCTTCAATGTATCAAAAAGGCGCAGACATCATTTATCATGCTTCAGGTGGTACAGGACAAGGGGTCTTCCAAGAAGCAAAAGATTTAAATGAAACAGGCTCTAAAGATAAAGTTTGGGTTATCGGCGTTGATAGCGATCAAGACAAAGAGGGCGCATATAAAACAAAAGATGGCAAAGAAGATAACTTTACTTTAACGTCAACACTTAAAGGTGTTGGTGCGGCAGTGCAAGATATCTCAAACCGTGCGTTAGAAGATAAATTCCCTGGTGGCGAACACTTAGTATACGGCTTGAAAGACGGCGGTGTTGATTTAACAGATGGCTACTTATCTGATGAAGCAAAAACAGCCGTTGAAAAAGCAAAAGAAAAAATTATTGCTGGTGATATCAAAGCGCCAGAAGCACCTAAAAACGTAAAAGAATAAAACGTTCTGCTTAGCGCTGCACGAGTAGCAGCGCTAAGATTTTATTAAGCTTTTAAAGAAAGAAAATGATGCCTTAACAAGACTCGTTTTCTTTCTTTAAGAGCCTAAAAGCTGCTTATTTTAGAAGTACCGCGTTCATTGATGCACGTGATTAAATCGTTAGGATGTGAAAAATGTGGTTCAGGAAAACTATGTAATTGAAATGCGCAATATCACGAAGCAATTTGGGACATTTAAGGCAAATGATAATATCAACTTAACCGTCCGACCTGGAGAAATCCATGCTT
The DNA window shown above is from Enterococcus sp. 4G2_DIV0659 and carries:
- a CDS encoding AmiS/UreI family transporter, whose amino-acid sequence is MLGVGLLFVAITLISNGYCGLAGVDKKSTAVINLFTGSLSFIINTIHLWRGEYYDAGTGYLFAFTYLMVGLVYFLHLDMRVYGIFALFVAVNTIPAAYISYAVEGDWRFALIWLSWGVLWLTGFIEYVLKKEIGKPVLYLAIVEGIVTCWIPGLLMLTNNW
- a CDS encoding LacI family DNA-binding transcriptional regulator, with amino-acid sequence MKLTIKEIADMAGVSVTTVSQILNDKGSRFSEQTRKKVLAVVEEYDYKPDYFASNIITRHSKTIGMVVPDVTDFFFSKVIEGVETYLNSLGYMILLCNSKHDEEQATNYVTELVHRSVDGIIFATPNILPSNHILRNKKKRKVPVVLVDRGINPRENGRLIVKEYEGAYQAVCFLIKQGHKHIGMLKENDGYYQLTERVTAYQHALKDHNIPLREEYMSSGDLNLGGGYEAAKKVLENPKITALFCGNDEMAMGAYQAIEESGKKIPDDISIIGFDGLEISEYLVPGLTTVYQPSFDIGFYAARFLVEAINHPEKKMPNKIFETTFISRNSTKSIDKFVDLI
- a CDS encoding pyrimidine-nucleoside phosphorylase, which translates into the protein MRMVDLIEKKRDGQALTDKEIQFIVSGYTKGDIPDYQMSAFLMTVFYEDMTDEEITTLTLEMAHSGEMIDLSSIQGIKVDKHSTGGVGDTTTLILAPLVASVGVSVAKMSGRGLGYTGGTIDKLEAIPGFHVELPDDEFIRLVNESHVAVVGQSGDLAPADKKLYALRDVTATVDSIPLIASSIMSKKIAAGADAIVLDVTTGEGAFMKNIDEARRLAKTMVRIGHLANRQTMAIISDMSQPLGEAIGNSLEVVEAIETLQGKGPEDLLEMCYILGSQMVVLAKQAETLDEARAMLKESLESGKALEKFREMISNQGGDASIIDNPERLLTANYQIELPAKEAGVVQKIVANEIGIAAMLLGAGRATKEDAIDYAVGIKLHKKVGMPVAKGESLLTIYANSESIEEVKELLYKNIQIGSSATEPVLIHDIITA
- the deoC gene encoding deoxyribose-phosphate aldolase, which produces MELNQLIDHTILKADAKEDDVLRIIEEAKHYNFFSVCINPCWVALAKEHLAESSVAVCTVIGFPLGANTSEVKAYEAADAINNGATEVDMVINIGALKSKQYKKVLKDIQAVVDAAKGKALVKVIIETALLTDEEKVKVCELAKEAGADFVKTSTGFSTGGATVADVKLMRETVGPEMGVKASGGIHNEAQAKAMIEAGATRLGTSAGVAIMEGSTGAGY
- a CDS encoding cytidine deaminase, which encodes MTAKPEWLTIANEALAKAYVPYSHFPVGACLVTKSGKTYQGLNIENASYGLTNCAERTAIFKAVSEGERDFQHLVITGKTPEPISPCGACRQVMAEFCAPDMPVTLVGEQGVTKETTVGELLPYAFTEKDL
- a CDS encoding BMP family lipoprotein — protein: MKKAKLFGFGLTALALTVALAACGGGKKDSAGGDSKGEDKDHSVVVITDIGGVDDRSFNQSAWEGLQAWGKEHGLKKGAEGFDYIQSNDASEYVTNIDTAVSNGFKTVFGIGYLLTDSISTAADANPDTQFGIIDSVIEGKDNVVSATFKDQEAAYLAGVAAAYTTKTNTVGFIGGEEGAVIDRFEAGFHQGVIDTAKELKKDIKVEVEYAASFGEPAKGKALAASMYQKGADIIYHASGGTGQGVFQEAKDLNETGSKDKVWVIGVDSDQDKEGAYKTKDGKEDNFTLTSTLKGVGAAVQDISNRALEDKFPGGEHLVYGLKDGGVDLTDGYLSDEAKTAVEKAKEKIIAGDIKAPEAPKNVKE